The following coding sequences are from one Heptranchias perlo isolate sHepPer1 chromosome 13, sHepPer1.hap1, whole genome shotgun sequence window:
- the LOC137331108 gene encoding uncharacterized protein — translation MEITELCPVLLIFVYTLATATSYGTSEGSTSTEPTTTVIYSTGTTSPASTATLSSSSSVSEQSTSTEPSTTVIASSTSLISTSETTATSYGTSEGSTSTEPTTTVIYSTETSPASTATSSSSSSVSEKSTSTDLSTTVTASSTSSISTSETTAAVTSYGTSEGSTSTEPTTTVIYSAGTTSPASTAASSSSSSVSEQSTSTDPSTTGTTSSTSLVSTSETTGIHYSIPPNNLALTVVKMFLERVKAFCALQSHFC, via the exons ATGGAGATCACTG AACTCTGCCCTGTTTTACTGATATTTGTATACACATTAGCAACAGCGACATCATATGGAACATCAGAAGGAAGCACTTCAACAGAACCAACTACAACTGTGATCTATTCCAcaggaacaacatcaccagcatcAACAG CTACATTGTCATCATCATCTTCAGTCTCAGAACAAAGCACATCAACAGAACCATCTACGACTGTAATCGCTTCGTCAACCTCCTTAATCTCAACAAGTGAAACAACAG CGACATCATATGGAACATCAGAAGGAAGCACTTCAACAGAACCAACGACAACTGTGATCTATTCCACAGAAACATCACCAGCATCAACAG ctacatcatcatcatcatcttcagtaTCAGAAAAAAGCACATCAACAGATCTATCTACAACTGTAACCGCTTCGTCAACCTCTTCAATCTCAACAAGTGAAACAACAG CAGCTGTGACATCATATGGAACATCAGAAGGAAGCACTTCAACAGAACCAACAACAACTGTGATCTATTCCGcaggaacaacatcaccagcctcaacaG ctgcatcatcatcatcatcttcagtaTCAGAACAAAGCACATCAACAGATCCATCTACAACTGGAACCACTTCGTCAACCTCTTTAGTCTCAACAAGTGAAACAACAGGTATCCACTATTCCATCCCTCCAAATAATCTTGCCTTGACcgttgtaaaaatgtttttggaAAGAGTAAAAGCCTTTTGTGCTTTACAATCACATTTCTGTTAA